One Aegilops tauschii subsp. strangulata cultivar AL8/78 chromosome 7, Aet v6.0, whole genome shotgun sequence genomic window carries:
- the LOC109772121 gene encoding 60 kDa jasmonate-induced protein-like has translation MALLFLLLAVPTSPGAAFDAWQYPNDHKVVNVREANSISSYKAMISEVHSFGVRTSKYTEKGLPILARQTSTPKPDRWLMLELRGDGHDEIMLAIRNDNLYIEAFANSSGKWHTFANIRNLIPRATILPFKDSYRGLVNGHANLGTLELGKETTLRALHELAVYKQSVGADTSCVSRALAIMAVTFCEATRLRPIQDYILPKWLSGGATIQKPLYVVRWSDMSCAVLVARQKKGRYNGPEAVKLKDELGMTSLNEVVGALSLILWPKDNSCDSGPITWPRA, from the exons ATGGCGTTGCTTTTCCTGTTGCTGGCCGTGCCCACCAGTCCCGGTGCAGCCTTCGAC GCTTGGCAGTACCCGAATGACCACAAGGTGGTCAATGTCAGAGAGGCCAACTCCATCTCAAGCTACAAGGCCATGATTTCGGAGGTGCACAGCTTCGGCGTCCGGACCAGCAAGTACACGGAGAAGGGCTTGCCGATCCTCGCCAGGCAAACCAGCACCCCGAAGCCGGACCGGTGGCTGATGCTGGAGCTCCGCGGAGACGGCCATGACGAGATCATGCTCGCCATACGAAATGACAACCTCTACATCGAGGCCTTCGCCAACAGCTCCGGGAAGTGGCACACCTTCGCCAACATCCGCAACCTCATCCCACGGGCCACCATCCTCCCCTTCAAGGACAGCTACAGGGGGCTGGTGAACGGGCACGCCAACCTCGGGACGCTGGAGCTCGGCAAGGAGACCACGCTCCGGGCGCTCCACGAGTTGGCCGTGTACAAGCAGTCAGTTGGCGCCGACACCAGCTGCGTCTCCCGCGCCCTGGCCATAATGGCTGTCACCTTCTGCGAAGCAACGCGCCTCAGGCCAATCCAAGACTACATCCTGCCCAAATGGCTCTCCGGTGGCGCCACGATCCAGAAACCCTTGTATGTGGTGAGATGGTCCGACATGTCCTGCGCCGTCCTTGTTGCGCGCCAGAAAAAGGGACGCTACAACGGGCCTGAGGCTGTCAAGCTCAAGGACGAGTTGGGCATGACAAGCCTGAATGAGGTCGTCGGTGCCCTCTCTCTCATCCTCTGGCCCAAGGACAACTCCTGCGACTCAGGCCCCATCACCTGGCCTAGGGCATGA
- the LOC141020588 gene encoding uncharacterized protein, which translates to MGGPMDKFCKPGIEETVKRKQKRNCESEKVQSKVSTQQRQQRRDRACGYICQFFYEASIPHNTVTLPSFACMLQAIGDVGTNFDGPTAYEMSGPFLQKRKKKVLDSFKPHKQAWEHTGCTVMTDAWTDKKGRGVMNLVVHSSQGVIFLNSVDCSSVQKNGKYIFDLVDNFIEDIGADKVVQVVTDNASVNVAAASLMKAKRPSIFWNGCATHCIDLMLEDIGKLGSVDKIIAQARQVTVF; encoded by the coding sequence ATGGGTGGCCCTATGGACAAATTCTGCAAGCCTGGTATAGAAGAAACTGTCAAGAGGAAGCAAAAAAGAAATTGTGAATCCGAAAAGGTTCAGTCGAAGGTGTCAACTCAGCAAAGACAACAGAGGAGGGATAGAGCTTGTGGATATATATGTCAATTTTTCTATGAAGCTAGCATCCCACATAACACTGTCACACTTCCTAGCTTTGCATGTATGCTTCAGGCCATTGGAGATGTTGGCACAAACTTCGATGGGCCTACGGCATATGAGATGAGTGGACCATTCTTgcagaaaaggaagaagaaggtgTTAGATTCATTCAAACCACATAAGCAAGCATGGGAGCACACAGGTTGTACCGTAATGACAGATGCATGGACAGATAAAAAGGGCAGGGGAGTAATGAACCTAGTTGTGCATAGTTCTCAAGGAGTCATATTCTTGAATTCAGTTGAttgttcatctgtccaaaaaaaTGGCAAATACATCTTTGACCTCGTTGATAATTTCATTGAAGATATAGGGGCAGACAAAGTCGTTCAAGTGGTGACCGACAATGCTAGTGTCAATGTAGCAGCAGCAAGTCTAATGAAAGCAAAGCGACCTTCCATTTTTTGGAATGGATGTGCAACCCATTGTATTGATCTCATGTTGGAGGACATAGGGAAGCTTGGATCGGTTGACAAAATAATTGCCCAAGCAAGACAAGTAACGGTGTTC
- the LOC109772076 gene encoding disease resistance protein RPM1, giving the protein MEDIVILLAIKKIGIALAKVATHQASAKFAKYGTQLLELQGSMDRHVRELRVMHDVLCQSAIRNPNDAIYESWLEGVRKVAHNMEDMVDEYLHLVGHAHDIGCCFYLKKGLKKPRSLLALKCIAFTLKEIEKDLSHLSETRRHWVPLINSGDYSNSNHILKRSQDLANISRSLDEEDLVGVDENREKLQKLLASDILERSVIALLGMGGLGKTALAANVYRKEMKNFQCHAWVSISQTYSKEDVLRNIIKELSGDKVNTVDMEITCVEETLKKFLKKRKYLIILDDVWTPEAFTYLSGVLIHNDKGSRLLITTREKCVAELASSGHTLTVQALPDDKALDLFCKKAFPSSGSPSNKAREGLPGYFDRIGDTYHEFPAELKPLAVDIVSKCKSLPLLIVLVGGLFRVCDKTVKGWNKMKAQLSWELINNSSLDHIRNVLHLSFIYLPTHLKSCFLYCSLFPEDYIFRRKQLVRLWIAEGFIEERGESTVEEVAEGYLNELIDRSMLQLVDRNIDGRIKKIRMHDILRELAVDLCKKNCFGATYENKRGQSLETDVRRLVVHKLKEDIHQSFLSIHRLRTVITLDNSMPSSTLLPVLCKKSRYMTVLELSGLPIEKIPDAIGDLFNLRYLGLRNSKVKMLPKSVKKLSNLLTLDLFGCDIPELPRGIMKLKKLKHLFAEKIIDPHWRELACCSGIRIPNGFGNLTNLQTLQALEACEDSVRYLRELTQLRRLRLWNVKGINFEPILDSLAQMQYLSFLEVNASDVDEVLSFNAPLPMPNLQKLHLGGGLAAGALDELFKGDMEKTLYSLILRWSKLTEDPLLSLSRLSNLQYLNFSGAYNGKKLRFRERWFPKLKVLYLGDLPRLSQLKIDQGTMVCLEKLYLTNLKRMMEVPTGIQFLSTLQYLEFGEITADFLVLLQRFPAIKDKCWQHTLRV; this is encoded by the coding sequence ATGGAAGATATTGTGATTCTTCTAGCCATCAAGAAGATTGGAATTGCCTTGGCAAAAGTAGCGACACACCAGGCCAGCGCAAAGTTTGCGAAGTACGGGACCCAACTACTAGAGCTTCAAGGCAGCATGGATCGTCATGTGAGGGAGCTTCGTGTGATGCATGATGTTCTCTGCCAAAGTGCCATCCGAAACCCCAATGATGCAATATATGAGAGCTGGTTGGAGGGGGTACGAAAGGTAGCACATAATATGGAGGACATGGTCGATGAGTACTTGCATCTTGTTGGTCACGCACATGATATAGGATGTTGCTTTTACCTGAAGAAAGGGTTAAAGAAACCAAGATCTCTGCTTGCTCTGAAGTGCATAGCTTTCACTTTGAAGGAAATAGAGAAAGACCTTTCACACTTGTCGGAGACAAGAAGACATTGGGTTCCTTTGATAAACAGCGGGGATTATAGCAACTCAAATCACATTCTCAAGAGGTCCCAAGATCTAGCAAACATTTCACGTTCCCTTGATGAAGAAGATCTCGTAGGTGTGGATGAAAACAGAGAAAAACTTCAGAAGTTGTTGGCAAGTGATATTTTGGAACGCTCTGTGATAGCGCTGCTTGGAATGGGAGGGCTTGGTAAAACAGCTTTAGCTGCAAATGTCTACAGGAAGGAGATGAAGAATTTCCAATGCCATGCCTGGGTCTCCATCTCCCAAACTTATTCTAAAGAAGATGTCTTGAGGAATATAATCAAGGAACTTTCTGGAGATAAAGTCAACACTGTGGACATGGAAATCACATGCGTTGAAGAGACACTCAAGAAATTTCTGAAGAAACGAAAGTATTTGATCATTTTGGATGATGTTTGGACTCCAGAAGCATTTACTTATTTGTCTGGGGTGCTTATTCATAATGATAAGGGCAGTCGACTCCTAATCACAACAAGGGAAAAGTGTGTTGCTGAACTTGCCTCGAGTGGACATACCTTAACAGTGCAAGCTTTACCAGATGACAAGGCATTGGATCTCTTTTGTAAGAAAGCCTTTCCAAGTAGTGGCTCGCCGAGCAACAAAGCAAGGGAGGGACTCCCTGGTTACTTTGACCGGATTGGTGATACATATCATGAATTTCCTGCGGAGTTGAAGCCTTTGGCCGTGGACATAGTTAGCAAGTGCAAAAGCTTGCCACTTCTCATTGTGTTAGTTGGTGGTCTTTTCCGTGTATGTGACAAAACTGTGAAAGGATGGAACAAAATGAAAGCCCAGCTGAGTTGGGAGTTGATTAATAATTCGAGTCTCGATCATATAAGGAATGTGTTGCATCTGAGCTTCATCTACTTGCCAACACACTTGAAAAGTTGTTTCCTGTACTGCAGCTTGTTTCCAGAAGACTATATTTTCAGAAGAAAGCAGCTTGTACGGTTATGGATAGCCGAAGGGTTCATCGAGGAGAGGGGTGAAAGCACAGTAGAAGAAGTGGCAGAAGGCTATCTGAATGAGTTGATTGATAGAAGCATGCTGCAACTTGTTGACAGGAACATTGATGGTAGGATCAAAAAAATCAGAATGCATGATATCTTACGTGAATTGGCAGTTGACTTGTGCAAGAAGAACTGCTTTGGTGCTACATATGAGAATAAGCGTGGGCAGTCTCTTGAGACGGATGTGCGAAGACTGGTAGTGCACAAACTAAAGGAGGATATTCATCAGTCATTTCTTAGCATACACCGACTACGAACTGTCATTACACTAGACAATAGCATGCCATCGTCCACTCTACTACCTGTGCTATGTAAGAAGTCAAGATACATGACAGTGCTAGAATTAAGTGGTCTGCCCATCGAGAAAATTCCAGATGCCATTGGAGATCTCTTTAACCTTCGCTATTTGGGTTTGCGTAATTCAAAAGTTAAGATGCTCCCAAAGTCTGTTAAGAAGCTTTCAAATTTGTTGACACTAGACCTTTTTGGATGTGACATACCTGAGTTACCTAGAGGGATTATGAAACTGAAGAAGCTTAAACACTTATTTGCTGAGAAAATAATTGATCCACATTGGAGAGAGTTAGCATGTTGCAGTGGTATTCGTATCCCCAATGGTTTTGGAAATCTAACAAATCTGCAGACGCTACAGGCATTGGAAGCATGTGAGGACTCTGTTAGATATTTAAGAGAGTTGACACAACTGAGAAGACTGAGGTTGTGGAATGTGAAGGGAATAAATTTTGAGCCCATCCTTGACTCTCTAGCTCAGATGCAGTATTTGTCGTTTCTAGAGGTGAATGCAAGTGATGTGGATGAGGTGCTTTCATTTAATGCCCCCCTGCCAATGCCAAACCTGCAAAAGCTACATTTGGGAGGAGGACTAGCGGCAGGGGCGTTGGATGAGCTCTTCAAAGGTGATATGGAGAAGACGTTGTATTCATTGATTCTACGCTGGTCCAAGCTGACAGAAGACCCCCTGCTATCCCTTTCTCGGCTGTCAAACTTGCAGTACCTAAATTTCAGCGGAGCATACAACGGAAAGAAGCTGAGGTTTCGTGAGAGGTGGTTTCCCAAGCTAAAGGTTCTTTATCTAGGCGATCTGCCTCGTCTGAGTCAGCTAAAGATAGACCAAGGTACCATGGTGTGCCTGGAAAAATTGTATTTAACCAACCTGAAACGCATGATGGAGGTTCCAACTGGCATTCAGTTCCTCTCGACCCTCCAATATCTTGAATTTGGTGAAATCACCGCTGACTTCTTGGTGTTACTGCAACGATTTCCCGCAATCAAAGATAAATGCTGGCAGCATACTCTCCGAGTTTGA